The following are encoded together in the Arcticibacterium luteifluviistationis genome:
- a CDS encoding autorepressor SdpR family transcription factor — MITTTFKALNDETRRSILEILKDGEKSAGQISNEFNISKPSISHHLDLLKQASLIKAKKKGQFIYYSLQTRSLEEVFKWFVQFKPDQARHLNKPKIRLGVA, encoded by the coding sequence ATGATAACCACTACATTCAAAGCCTTGAATGACGAGACCCGTAGGTCTATTCTTGAAATCTTAAAAGATGGAGAAAAGTCCGCAGGTCAAATTTCAAACGAATTCAATATTTCAAAGCCAAGTATATCTCATCACTTGGATTTACTAAAGCAAGCAAGCCTTATTAAAGCCAAGAAAAAAGGTCAGTTTATCTATTACTCGCTTCAAACGAGGTCTTTAGAAGAAGTGTTTAAATGGTTTGTTCAGTTTAAACCTGACCAAGCAAGACATTTGAATAAGCCGAAAATCCGCTTAGGCGTGGCCTAA